One region of Palaemon carinicauda isolate YSFRI2023 chromosome 40, ASM3689809v2, whole genome shotgun sequence genomic DNA includes:
- the LOC137631808 gene encoding uncharacterized protein: MAELVVLIGQRKIIRKKVTDCANRSSQYPSLENTAKVSERGVLLDYRKRLSDLDSKIQILKFSGEFREEDLEAELSACQSYHDKISGILPLLDVSVSAGSPQLSLTTDIARSLLRQPTAPLPKFQSKEGEDFLKFIREFETTTQSFNYPDRDLLLLLKQQVEGRAKCLLGSLEADKQSYNDAKDLLTKAFASTELRKSAVIKKLTCLNLKEGEDPFVFFSELRNIVENFKYLHIDVEEVVRYFVWSAMNDRFKSHLVHITNVTHPSFQQIVDNFFTACERYEQGQTKGKLSVRDKVVTHSKPLQEKTSAMALKTKTVPAKACNFCSKVGISDNDHLSYKCTKYATPSDKISLLNLHKGCVKCGNFNHFTKACKFRFRRPCSHCSQYHMEYLCGKLSPDRCNSKEESSKEASSGIAVLPNVTTGSVLPTFTFCVNGQNKLHRGLKDSGSQNTFISSKLASSYNLKSLTTNVKLTVKGFNGQKEYSTSLVEVPIKLGNEIFAISALVVPSINLQLNLPCLGQVVSVMQSKNFVFADKFLSASSQGIDDIQLLLGVDFSHCLLGKDVVIGSPNSSVYIETTSGIMLMGNVDRFLINLTSLNGKDSLASKPLRGENSNAEKGTYFNIPCHSYFLATTVSINDEFNELNDMTTNCSFTVLSDKGTIIDRKLQEATDQILNMESQFYLNYDQKVYSDESNQLNNSLVDYTLRNLRTRSDGRIVVPLLWNGKVSHLLSRNESLSKAILQSNFKKLLRKKGSLQLVDNCIKEQLNMGIIEPIFDLEVFKAEYPNYSFLPHMPVFKPERDTTKCRIVFLSNLQESYKKLSLSHNQCMYAGPNLNQKLSSAFLNIRFDEKILIFDLKKAFNMLALSEIDQSRLLFFWFRNVSAGDYTPVAYKNVRLSFGLRCSPFLLMASLYYMLILTSSNDSRIDELKKLIYALIYMDNGAITMNSSDDLRWAYKQLDDIFRPFKF; encoded by the coding sequence ATGGCTGAATTGGTAGTGCTAATTGGTCAGCGTAAGATTATTAGGAAGAAGGTTACAGATTGTGCCAACCGTTCCTCGCAGTACCCTTCTTTAGAAAATACTGCTAAAGTATCTGAACGAGGTGTTCTCCTGGATTATAGGAAGCGACtaagtgacttggattctaaaatacagattctaaaattttcaggggaatttagagaGGAGGATTTGGAAGCTGAGCTTTCAGCATGTCAATCTTACCATGATAagatttcaggtattttgcctttgttggatgtaagtgtaaGTGCTGGAAGCCCTCAactttcattaactactgatattgctaggagtcttttgaggcaacccactgcccctctacccaaattccaaagtaaggaaggtgaggattttttgaaattcattagagaatttgaaactacgacccagagttttaattatccagacagggacttgctcttacttttgaaacaacaagtagaaggtagggctaaatgtttacttggctcattggaggccgacaaacaaagttacaacgatgccaaagatttattgactaaggcatttgcctcgactgaattacgaaaatcggctgtaattaagaaattaacttgtctaaatctcaaagaaggagaggacccttttgtcttcttttcagaacttagaaatatagtcgaaaatttcaaatatttgcatattgatgttgaggaggttgttagatattttgtttggtctgcaatgaatgatagatttaagtctcatctggttcatatcactaatgtgactcatccatcatttcagcaaattgtagataatttctttacagcatgtgaaaggtatgaacagggtcagacgaaaggaaaattgtctgtcagggataaagttgtaactcattcaaagccattacaggaaaagactagtgccatggctcttaaaactaagactgttcccgccaaagcttgtaatttttgttccaaggtcggtatttctgacaatgatcatttaagttataagtgtactaagtatgctaccccttctgataaaatttctttattaaatttgcataaaggttgtgtaaaatgtggtaattttaatcattttactaaagcatgcaagttcagatttcgaagaccctgttcacattgttcgcagtatcacatggagtatctttgtgggaaacttagtcctgacaggtgtaatagtaaagaagagtcttccaaggaagcaagcagtgggatagcagtattgccaaatgttaccacaggttcagttctccctactttcacattttgtgtaaatggtcaaaataagcttCACAGGGGTCTTAAAGATTCAGggtcacaaaatacttttatatctagcaaACTAGCTTCCTCTTAtaatttaaagtctttgactaccaatgttaaacttactgtgaaagggtttaatggtcagaaggaatattctactagtcttgttgaagttcctataaagctggggaatgaaatctttgctatttctgctttagttgtaccctctataaacctgcaattaaatttaccttgtcttggtcaggtagttagtgtaatgcagagtaaaaattttgtatttgctgacaagtttttatcagccagttctcagggcattgatgacattcagcttttgttaggagtagatttttcacattgtcttttgggaaaagatgtagtgatagggagtcctaattcatctgtgtatattgagactacttcaggaataatgctgatggggaatgttgataggttcctaattaatcttacttcacttaatggtaaagacagtttagcctcgaaaccactaaggggcgaaaattctaatgctgaaaaaggtacatattttaatatcccttgccattcttattttctagctactactgtatctattaatgatgaatttaacgagctcaatgacatgacgacaaattgttcattcactgtactttccgataaaggaactattattgataggaaactgcaagaagcaactgatcaaatcctgaatatggagagccaattttatttgaactatgatcagaaagtttatagtgacgaatctaatcagctcaataactctctcgtggattacactttgagaaatttgcGCACGAGAAGTGATGGGCGTATAGTTGTTCCTTTGTTATGGAATGGAAAGGTATCGCACCttctttcgagaaatgagtctctttccaaggctattcttcaatctaattttaaaaagttacttcgtaagaaaggttccttacagttggtggataactgcataaaggagcaattaaatatgggaattattgaaccaatttttgacttggaagtatttaaggctgaataccctaactattcattcttacctcatatgccagtttttaagccagaaagggatactacgaaatgtcgcatagtgtttctttctaatttgcaggaatcctataagaaactgtcattatcacataatcaatgtatgtatgctgggcctaacctaaatcaaaaactttcatctgcatttcttaatattaggtttgatgaaaaaattttaatatttgatttgaaaaaagctttcaatatgttggctttaagtgaaattgatcagtctagactattgttcttttggtttcggaatgttagcgcaggtgattacactcccgttgcttataaaaatgtcaggctttcatttggacttcggtgtagcccatttcttttgatggcttcattgtattatatgttaattttaacttccagtaatgattcaagaATTGATGAACTAAAGAAACTTATTTAcgccttaatatatatggataatggtgctattactATGAACAGCTCTGATGACCTAAGGTGGGCCTATAAGCAGTTAGATgacatattcagaccctttaaattttaa